One Fuerstiella marisgermanici DNA window includes the following coding sequences:
- a CDS encoding carbon-nitrogen hydrolase family protein — MNTFRLFVLPATLITCVIASTTFAADVDWQPDAPRDEIRPIFEKRADGTLALKADDRTGVIGWWSTTMPVEPGLHYRFSVRRKATGMDAEQARQAATVRLLWQDNKGNRVVRDEPTFASYRPGTPPRAEPEFPADIDMDGDSAIVAGVYKVPKAASQVKVELQFRWGPPNSQVEWSDVRFEQVDPPTPRLVKIAAIHHQPRAGKTAAEKREQFEPLIADAAKQGADLIVLPETLTVYGSGSTYADCAEPIPGPSTEFFGRLAKQYDTHIVAGLMERDQHLIYNVAVLLGPDGKIIGKYRKVTLPRGEVEGGITPGNEYPVFETSFGKVGMMICYDGFFPEVARELTKNGAEIIAWPVWGCNPMLGAARACENHVYVASSTYTDAANNWMITGIYGHDGTVLAQAKKWGTSAITEVDLNKPLYWHSLGDFQAQIERHRPLAH, encoded by the coding sequence ATGAATACGTTTCGACTGTTTGTGTTACCTGCCACTTTAATCACCTGTGTCATCGCGTCCACAACGTTTGCTGCCGATGTTGACTGGCAACCTGACGCGCCGCGCGACGAAATTCGGCCAATCTTTGAAAAACGCGCTGATGGAACGTTGGCTTTGAAAGCCGACGACCGAACGGGCGTCATTGGCTGGTGGTCGACAACAATGCCCGTCGAGCCGGGTCTGCACTACCGCTTTAGCGTGCGACGCAAAGCAACGGGAATGGATGCCGAACAGGCTCGACAAGCAGCGACCGTTCGCTTGCTGTGGCAGGACAACAAGGGCAACCGCGTCGTGCGTGATGAGCCGACCTTCGCATCATACCGCCCGGGCACACCTCCACGAGCGGAACCGGAATTCCCAGCGGACATCGACATGGACGGCGACTCAGCAATCGTCGCTGGCGTCTACAAAGTGCCGAAGGCGGCAAGTCAGGTGAAGGTCGAATTGCAGTTTCGTTGGGGGCCACCGAATTCACAGGTCGAATGGTCGGACGTGCGTTTCGAACAGGTCGATCCGCCAACGCCAAGACTCGTCAAAATTGCCGCTATCCATCATCAGCCGCGTGCAGGAAAGACGGCTGCGGAAAAGCGAGAACAGTTCGAGCCGCTGATTGCGGATGCGGCAAAGCAGGGAGCTGACCTGATTGTACTGCCGGAAACTCTGACGGTTTACGGCTCTGGCTCAACATATGCCGATTGCGCAGAACCGATTCCCGGCCCGTCTACGGAATTCTTCGGCCGCCTTGCTAAGCAATATGACACTCACATCGTGGCGGGCCTGATGGAACGCGACCAGCATCTGATTTACAACGTCGCCGTGCTTCTGGGACCGGACGGTAAGATTATCGGCAAGTATCGGAAGGTCACTTTGCCGCGTGGCGAAGTCGAAGGCGGAATAACGCCGGGCAACGAATACCCCGTTTTCGAAACGTCGTTTGGAAAAGTGGGCATGATGATTTGTTACGACGGGTTCTTCCCGGAAGTCGCGAGGGAACTCACGAAGAACGGTGCGGAGATCATTGCGTGGCCAGTGTGGGGCTGCAATCCGATGCTCGGAGCCGCTCGTGCGTGTGAGAACCATGTATACGTCGCCAGCAGCACCTACACAGACGCCGCCAACAATTGGATGATCACCGGCATCTACGGACACGATGGCACCGTGCTGGCTCAAGCCAAAAAATGGGGCACATCGGCCATCACGGAAGTCGACCTCAACAAGCCGCTGTACTGGCACAGCCTCGGCGACTTTCAGGCCCAAATCGAACGTCACCGCCCGCTAGCGCACTGA